The Nitrospirota bacterium genome contains a region encoding:
- a CDS encoding SPASM domain-containing protein, whose product MIEPTNVCNLECPTCPTGSGVMNRPKRMMSYDEFKGIIDQVRGYAHRIVLWNYGEPFLNKELVPMIRYAADSGIFVETSTNGEFFRSGEFCNSIVKSRLQKLIVCLDGADQETISKFRRGSHFKKIIEGIKLMADAKKALKSVTPEIEFQFIVMKHNEHQKAYMKELAEELGVDIYCEKTVGVDSSDPDFQNLAKELLPGDLSLSRFVRKRDGTFALKGEITNYCWRIFQSVVINSDGSVVPCCYDLYSRHVMGNVFEESLENIWRNKRYNRFRRQLLMDRKAISMCNICSEGRSEIRKRDDIK is encoded by the coding sequence ATGATTGAACCTACTAATGTCTGCAATCTTGAATGTCCCACGTGTCCTACGGGATCAGGTGTGATGAACCGGCCGAAGCGAATGATGAGCTATGATGAATTCAAAGGAATCATTGATCAGGTCAGGGGATATGCACACAGAATTGTGCTGTGGAATTATGGGGAACCGTTTCTGAACAAAGAACTTGTACCCATGATACGCTACGCGGCCGACAGCGGAATATTTGTAGAAACAAGCACAAATGGTGAATTCTTCAGATCGGGGGAGTTCTGCAATAGTATTGTAAAAAGCCGATTACAAAAGTTGATCGTTTGTCTTGACGGAGCAGATCAGGAAACAATAAGCAAATTCAGGAGAGGCTCTCATTTCAAAAAGATAATCGAAGGTATTAAATTAATGGCTGATGCAAAAAAAGCTCTCAAATCGGTAACCCCTGAAATAGAATTTCAGTTTATCGTGATGAAGCACAACGAACATCAGAAAGCTTATATGAAGGAACTCGCAGAAGAATTAGGAGTTGATATTTATTGTGAAAAGACTGTTGGGGTAGATTCCAGCGATCCGGACTTCCAGAACCTTGCGAAAGAGCTTTTACCCGGCGATTTGTCTCTTAGCCGTTTCGTCCGGAAAAGGGACGGGACCTTTGCTCTGAAGGGCGAGATTACAAATTATTGCTGGCGGATATTTCAAAGTGTTGTAATTAATTCAGATGGATCGGTCGTGCCGTGTTGTTATGATTTATATTCGAGACATGTTATGGGAAATGTATTCGAAGAGAGTTTGGAGAATATCTGGAGAAATAAGAGATACAATAGATTCAGAAGGCAGTTATTGATGGACAGGAAAGCCATCTCAATGTGTAATATCTGTTCTGAGGGAAGATCAGAAATACGGAAAAGAGATGACATAAAATGA